A single region of the Methanofastidiosum sp. genome encodes:
- a CDS encoding IS5 family transposase, with protein MQRNWSKYNESLVKRGEFYLSLDFLSMWGRELNRMNRNKRGRPYAYTDSFIKFTAFLKTAFGLEYRQTEGVLRALSKYVPGVKAADYTALWVRFAKMNFEFPAVADDPDRVVAFDGTGVKASNRSEWYQIISGKKRKWIKVMIAIDVRTGEILDVVVAEGASRDNALFKENSRKIKMKAFMGDGAFDDKEIFDYCDENNIQPIIKIRKGASPKSRGSRLRRKCIRELEKIGQEAWNEKYDYGKRWLVESCFSAVKRAYGESVSAKRFDMAKKEAMLKFILYSAVKNSC; from the coding sequence ATGCAGCGCAACTGGAGCAAATACAACGAGAGTTTAGTTAAGAGGGGAGAATTTTACCTATCCTTAGATTTTTTAAGCATGTGGGGGAGAGAGTTAAATCGAATGAACAGGAATAAGCGTGGCAGACCCTACGCTTACACCGATTCATTCATCAAGTTTACAGCTTTTTTGAAAACTGCTTTTGGCCTAGAGTACAGACAGACCGAAGGAGTTCTGAGAGCTTTATCAAAGTATGTTCCTGGCGTAAAGGCTGCTGACTACACGGCCCTATGGGTAAGATTTGCCAAAATGAATTTTGAGTTTCCAGCCGTTGCTGATGACCCGGATAGAGTAGTTGCATTTGACGGCACAGGTGTCAAGGCCTCAAACAGAAGTGAATGGTATCAGATTATTTCCGGCAAGAAAAGGAAGTGGATAAAGGTAATGATTGCAATAGATGTCAGGACAGGCGAGATTTTAGACGTAGTTGTAGCAGAAGGCGCTTCAAGGGACAACGCCCTTTTCAAAGAGAACTCTAGGAAGATTAAAATGAAAGCGTTTATGGGAGACGGTGCATTCGATGACAAGGAGATATTTGATTATTGTGATGAAAATAACATACAACCCATAATAAAAATTAGAAAAGGCGCCTCTCCAAAATCGAGAGGCTCCCGTTTGCGGCGAAAATGCATACGAGAGCTAGAGAAGATCGGACAAGAAGCCTGGAATGAGAAATATGACTACGGCAAGCGATGGTTGGTCGAGTCCTGTTTTTCAGCTGTAAAGCGCGCATATGGCGAGAGTGTAAGCGCCAAGAGGTTTGATATGGCCAAAAAGGAGGCCATGCTAAAGTTTATCCTTTACAGCGCTGTCAAAAATTCTTGCTAG